One part of the Pseudopipra pipra isolate bDixPip1 chromosome 3, bDixPip1.hap1, whole genome shotgun sequence genome encodes these proteins:
- the MRPS18A gene encoding large ribosomal subunit protein mL66 codes for MAASSLLCGGLRRLFAGLWGAGWAAPPARALRQVVEVTEGNTTTIEGKIIEDAEAPTPPNPSGQCPICRWNLKHKYDYVDVLLLSQFIRSDGGMLPRRITGLCLEEHKKVAVCVQMAHRAGLLPNHRPPLPEGHTPKRPKLNRYLTRWSIRSAKPIWKRGPKWCKKPFPIGHPLLKDNVKYTRKPVSLNH; via the exons ATGGCGGCGTCCAGCCTGCTGTGCGGAGGGTTGAGGCGGCTCTTCGCCGGGCTCTGGGGGGCCGGCTgggccgccccgccggcccgggCCCTCCGCCAGG ttgtggAGGTGACTGAAGGCAACACGACCACA ATTGAAGGGAAAATTATAGAGGATGCTGAAGCACCAACTCCTCCAAACCCCTCTGGCCAGTGTCCCATCTGCCGCTGGAACCTGAAGCACAAGTACGATTATGTG GATGTCTTGCTGCTGAGTCAGTTTATCCGTTCTGATGGAGGGATGCTGCCACGAAGGATCACAGGCCTCTGTTTGGAGGAGCACAAGAAGGTTGCTGTCTGTGTGCAGATGGCTCACCGTGCAG gtTTGTTGCCAAACCACAGGCCTCCACTTCCTGAAGGGCATACTCCCAAGAGACCCAAGCTCAACAG GTACCTGACCCGCTGGTCCATCAGATCTGCAAAGCCCATCTGGAAGAGGGGCCCTAAGTGGTGCAAAAAGCCCTTTCCAATCGGACACCCTTTGCTGAAGGATAATGTAAAATATACACGAAAGCCTGTCTCTTTAAACCACTAG